In Flavobacterium piscisymbiosum, the sequence GGCATCAGAACTAGTGCCATAATACAACTCATATTCGCCATTGGTTACATTCATTGCTCTGGTTTTGGTATCATAGAATTCAAATGAAGAAGCAGGTAAATCGATCGTTACATTTTGCTTTTCTCCGGCTTTTAACTCAATTCGTTTAAAAGCTTTCAATGTTTTTAAAGGACCGTCTGTATCGTTTAATTTTCGAACATAAACCTGAACAATCTCTGTTCCGTTGCGCTTACTGCTATTTTTTATTGAAAAATTAAGCTGTGTATCTTCATTAAATTTTATCTTGCTCTTACTGACATTACCTTTCTCAATTTCGAATTTAGAATAACTCAAACCAAAACCAAACGGAAACAAAACATCTGTGGTATAACGATACGTGCGCCCTTTTAGGGAATAATCTTCAAAATCTCCTAATTTGTCTGAATTTTTATAAAATGAAATGGGCAGTTTTCCCGAAGGATTATAATCGCCAAAAAGAACATCTGCGACCGCCTGCCCTCCTGATTCTCCCGGATACCATGCTTGTAAAATGGCATCACAGCTTTCTGTTTCAGGGTTTAACGCAATTGCAGATCCTGAACAGTTTACAAAAATTACTTTTTTGCCGGCAGCTTTAAGTTCTTTCAGACATTTTCTCTGCACGGCAGGAAGTTCAATATTGGTTCGGTCACCGCCTTTAAAACCAGGATAAGAAACCGGCATTTCTTCTCCTTCTAATAAAGTCGAAAGTCCGCCGGCAAAAATTACCGTATCGATACCTTTTAATTTTTGAATCAGACCTTTGAAATCTATATCGAATTCTTTTCCAAAATCGAATTCAAGATTTGCCTGCCAATTGTTGGACTGGGCAAAAAGAATTTCGATTTTATATTTTTTACCTGCCACAACCGTAAACGGAATATTGGCCGGAACAGTACGCCAGTTCGTATATTTTGCTACAGATTTACCATCGACCAATAACTCAAAAGATCCTGTAGCGCCGGTTTTAAAAATGAGAACATCATTTTCTTTGGCTAAAAATTCGGTTTCATATTTTGCCGAAAATCCTTCCAGTTTAACTCCGGAAGCAAATTCATGCTGACCAGCCGTTGTCATTTTTATAGGATTTAAAATCTGCTGCGATGCCACACTGTTTCCTTCTCTGTCCGGATTATTCCAATAAGTGGCTTTCATTCCTTTTTTTCCTTCAAATGAAATTTGATCAAAATAAGTCTGTGTTACTTTATCTTCTACCAAATCACACGATTTATCATACAGGATTTTATCTTCAGCAAGTTTAGATTCTATTCCTTTCTTAATTGTAATGGTTTTATTTGGCGTACCATTATAATTTCCCCACAACATTGGTTCATTATCTGCATTTGGACCAATAATGGCAACTTTATTTATGTTTTTATTTAAAGGAAGAATATTGTTTTTATTTTGTAAAAGTGTCATTGACTTTTGAGCCATTTCAAGCGCTAACTGCTGATGTTCTTTGCTATTAAGCACAGATGCCGGAATCTTCGTCCAGGGCACAATCGAGTCATCATCCATTTCGCCTAAATCAAAACGACCGGTTAAAACACGAAGCAGACTCTTATTGATTTCTTCTTCTTTTATTAAATCTTTGGCAACGGCTTCGGGTAATTTTTTAAATGGATATTTATCCCAGACACATTCAACATCAGTTCCTGCCAGTACAGCTTTTGATGCTGCATGCACTTCATCTGACGAAACTTTATGTGTGGTATAGAAATCTGTAACGGCTCCACAATCTGAAACTACCATATATTGAAATCCCCAGTCATCACGAAGAATACGCTGTAATAACTTGGTATTGCTGCAGCAAGGTTCATCGTCTAAACGCTGATAGGCACACATTACTTGTCGAACATCCGCTTCCTGCACCAAAGCTTTAAATGCCGGAAGATAGGTTTCGTACAATTCACGAGGGTTTACATTGTTCAGGTTCAATTCATGCCTGCTCCATTCCGGGCCGGAATGCACGGCAAAATGTTTCGCACAGGCCAAAAGTTTTCGGTATTTAGCATCTGCAGGTCCCTGAAGTCCTTTAACAACAGAAACTCCCATTCTTGAAGTCAGGTAAGGATCTTCTCCATAAGTTTCCTGCCCTCGTCCCCAACGCGGATCCCTAAAAATATTTACATTGGGCGTCCAGACCGAAAGACTCAAAAAACGTTTATTTTCATTTCCGTTTTGTATCCATTGGTTGTATTTTGCACGCGCTTCATCTGAAACGGCATCAAATACTTTAAAAACCAAATGATCGTCAAATGAAGCGGCCATACCTATCGGTTCAGGAAAAACAGTTACATTATCATTATTGGCGTAACCATGCAAAGCTTCACTCCACCAATTGAATTTCTTGATTCCCAATCTGGGTATCGCATCACTTTGATCGCACATTAATGCTGCCTTTTCTTCCAGAGTCAATCGGGAAATTAAGTCTTCTGCACGTTTCTTAGAACTCAACAAAGGATCTTTATAAGGATATGACTGCGCGTTTAAATTGAAAAAGCATAATAAACTTAAAATATAGAAATAATTACTCTTCATGTTTTTTTACTTTTGAATTACAGTTTTTGCTGTTCGTTTCATATTAAATTTTATTCTCAAGACGGAAATAATCAAAATCGACATAACCGCCTAAATCTTTCTCTGCATAATTAAAAAGACCAAATCTATAGCCCATAAAATGAGGAAGTGTATAAGGCAGCTTAATTGCGTTTCCTATACCAATCCATTTTTTTCCATCGAGACTATAGTAAAACTGGCCTAAATCGGTTTTGTCTTTAAAATTGCATGTTGCTTTAAAATAAATTTTATTTCCTGAGAAAGGAAGGCTTTGAATTTCTCTTGAAGTACCGTCTACAGTTTCAATCATTACAATTCTTTTTGATCCGTTTTCAGCTTTTATACCTGCCAGGCCAAAATCTTTTTGAAATAAGGTAAGTCCGGCAAAATCACCTTCTTTCATTTTAGAAACTTCTAACACAGTTGTTGCAGAACATTCCGGTCCAAAAGTTCTTTGTGTAAGTGTATTTTTAGCCTGAGTTAAAGTGTTTGTTATAGATGCTGTTTTTAATCTCAGGTATCCTTTTCTTTCTTTTACCGACCATAATGAATTATCAGGATTATGATTCCATTGCCAGACTAACGGCAAATCCTGATATCCTTTTTTACGGTTAAAATCATCGGAATCAACTAGTCCCGGAATTAATCCTTTACTTTCGGGCAAATCTAAATACTGAGGTACTTTATTATTTTCGCCTAAAACCGGCCAACCGTCTACCCATTTCACCGGAACCAAATAAGGAATACGTCCTACGCCTCCGTAATCTCTAAACAAGTATGAAAACCATTTGCCGTCAGGAGTATCAATTAAGCCTCCTTGTGCAACACCTAAATCCTGAAAACCAATTCTTCCTTCCCAGGGACCAGTAATTTTATCGGCTCTATGAATGACCACAGTACGCATTCCGTCTTTTGGCCAGACAATATTAAAGAGATAATATTTGCCTTCTATTTTAAACAATTGCGAACCTTCTGACTGCAGCATAATGTTGCTTCCGGCAGGCGAACTGGCATTTTCGATTAAAACTTTTTTTGTTTCTGATTTTATATTAGTTAAGTCTGATGCTAACTCTGCAATCTCTATTTTCCCTGCTCCCCAAACGATGTGAATTTTGCCATCATCATCAAAAAAAATAGAATGATCATGGTAGGAAGTATTCAAAACGGTTCTTTTCCAATTGCCTTTTTCTATATCTTTTGTAGAAAAAATATACGTTTTGCCTGTTGTTCCGGAAAAAGTACTTACATAATAAGTCCCATTTTGATACCGCAGACTACTCGCCCATGAACCTCTGCCGTAATCGTTCTTGTTATTTTCTAAATTTAATTGATCATTGTCATCTTCTAATGTCTGGTACGCATAATTTATTATTTTCCAATTGACTAAGTCTTTCGATTTCATTATAGGAACACCCGGATTCATGTGCATTGTAGTACTGCTCATATAATACTCATTGCCTACTCTAATAATGGACAAATCAGGAACATCTGCAAAAATTACAGGATTCTGTGCCTTTTTATCCTGAGCATCAGATTTACTAAAGATTATAAAAACAGCTAAAAGAATATATATTTTTTTCATGGTTTTTAATTAATGATAACCCGTTGGTCTTTATTAAAATCTTCTAAAAAAAAAACAGATTTTACCTGAATAATAATGGAGCAAATTCAGATAAATCATGTCTCCAAACCGGCCAGGTGTGTCCGCCCGGATATTCACTGTATTTATATTTAATTCCCATCTGATCGAATTTCTTCAACATTATTTTACAGTTTTCATACGCGATGTCTTCTTTACCTCCCATTGAAATCCATAATTGTTTAATATTCGAATTAATTACTGCCGAATTATTTTTCATAAACTCATATTGAGGGTCTGATAAAGCCGGATTATTTGCCCACCATCCTGAACTGAATACACCAATACTGGAAAACAGATCCCAATTTTTAATTCCGGTATAAAGTGTCTGCAATCCTCCCATCGACAAACCTGCTAATGCTCTGTTTTTAGCGTCTTTTGCTACTTTAAAATTACTTTCTACAAAGGGTATCGCTTCTGTTTTTAATTCACTTTCAAAAGCTTTAAGCGCATTTTCATTAAAGCCTGCGTTTCCTGTCATATTGCCGTCAAGCATTACAATTACCATTGGTTTTGCTTTATTATTGGCTATTAAATTGTCCAGAATTAAATTTGCTTTTCCCTGAGATGCCCATCCTGTCTGGTCTTCGCCACCTCCGTGCAATAAATATAAAACCGGATATTTTTCGTTGGTATTTTCATAACCGGGCGGTGTATACACGTACATTTCGCGCCAGGAGTTGGTTACTTTTGAGAAATATTGCTGAATCCTTACTTCTCCGTGCGGCACTGTTTTCAGGGCATAAAAATCTCCCTCTTTATTGGGAATTTCAATCCCACTGGCCATACGTCCCATACCATAAAATGATTGACTTGAAGGATCTGCTATGGCTACACCATCAATTAGTAAAGAGTAATAATTAAATCCTGAATTTATGACATCGGTTGTAACGGTCCAAAATCCTTCTGAATCCCTGACCATGTCGTATTTTTTACCTAAATCAATTTGCAATTTTGAAGCTTGCGGGGCTTTAATTTTAAAAACCACCTTGTTGTCCGGTAATATCTGGGGATACTTCGCATTACGGATATTGGTTTGAGCCGGATCACCTAAAATCGTATAGGCCGGAAAATTGGATTGATCGACAGCTTTAAATAAAAATTGAGAAAACATATACAATCCGTTTTTCCAAACTTTAAAATCGTGAACTCCGGGCTCTAAATAATAGACATGCGGTACATTATTTTTATACAAATAATCGTGGGTACGTTTGCTATTGATAAGCAGCCAGTCATTATCTCCACAGGAAATCCAAAGCAGTTTGAGTTTCTTTTTTGCCACTTCGGGATTGGGTAGTAATTCTTCTGGGGCTTTAGTATTTGGCGCTGCCGAAAATGCTCCAACCCAAGCAAACTTATCTAAATTCCCTAATCCAAAATTCAGAGACTGTCCGCCTCCCATCGATAAACCTGCAATGGCACGGTGTTCCCTGCCTTTTAGAACGGGATATTTTTTTTCAATAAAAGGAATTAAATCCTTTAGCAAATCCTGTTCAAAAACACTAAAAGCCTGTACTTTATCGGGAGCCATTATATTTCCCGAAGCGCTATCGTCTTTCATCGCCCTGCCATTTGGCATAACAACGATCATCGGTTCTGTTTTTCCCTCGGCATACAAATTATCTAATATAATCTGCGGATTTCCTCCGTTGAGCCATTCTTTTTCATCGCCGCCTATTCCGTGTAAAAGATATAATACAGGATATTTTTTCTTTGTATTGAATCCCGGCGGTGTATAAACTGTGACTTTTCTAACAGAACCTACAGTTTTAGATTCATAACTCAGCGTTTCAATTTTTCCTGCCTTAACATTTGGATTAAATACATCAAATCCAATGGGAGCCTGAACTATAAAAGATTCCTCACCGTTAGTTATTGCATAACCTGATAAAGACAGCATTTTCTCTGCATAACGTTTTCCTAATTCTCTGTAACCTGCTGCATTAAAGTGCAGCTCATCCGTTGCGGCAGTACATCCGCTGGAGGAAATAATATACGAATTGGGTATTACTTGAGGCAGTTTGGCAATAATTTTATTCATACTGGCGCATTTACCGTTTTGATCTTCGTTTACGGTTTCTCCAGAAAGCAATGGCACTTTTTTAGGATCCAGGTTTAAATCTTTTATTAAATTATCATAAACTAATTTTACTTTTTGAGGCCAGAGTGTG encodes:
- the xyl3A gene encoding xylan 1,4-beta-xylosidase, producing the protein MKSNYFYILSLLCFFNLNAQSYPYKDPLLSSKKRAEDLISRLTLEEKAALMCDQSDAIPRLGIKKFNWWSEALHGYANNDNVTVFPEPIGMAASFDDHLVFKVFDAVSDEARAKYNQWIQNGNENKRFLSLSVWTPNVNIFRDPRWGRGQETYGEDPYLTSRMGVSVVKGLQGPADAKYRKLLACAKHFAVHSGPEWSRHELNLNNVNPRELYETYLPAFKALVQEADVRQVMCAYQRLDDEPCCSNTKLLQRILRDDWGFQYMVVSDCGAVTDFYTTHKVSSDEVHAASKAVLAGTDVECVWDKYPFKKLPEAVAKDLIKEEEINKSLLRVLTGRFDLGEMDDDSIVPWTKIPASVLNSKEHQQLALEMAQKSMTLLQNKNNILPLNKNINKVAIIGPNADNEPMLWGNYNGTPNKTITIKKGIESKLAEDKILYDKSCDLVEDKVTQTYFDQISFEGKKGMKATYWNNPDREGNSVASQQILNPIKMTTAGQHEFASGVKLEGFSAKYETEFLAKENDVLIFKTGATGSFELLVDGKSVAKYTNWRTVPANIPFTVVAGKKYKIEILFAQSNNWQANLEFDFGKEFDIDFKGLIQKLKGIDTVIFAGGLSTLLEGEEMPVSYPGFKGGDRTNIELPAVQRKCLKELKAAGKKVIFVNCSGSAIALNPETESCDAILQAWYPGESGGQAVADVLFGDYNPSGKLPISFYKNSDKLGDFEDYSLKGRTYRYTTDVLFPFGFGLSYSKFEIEKGNVSKSKIKFNEDTQLNFSIKNSSKRNGTEIVQVYVRKLNDTDGPLKTLKAFKRIELKAGEKQNVTIDLPASSFEFYDTKTRAMNVTNGEYELYYGTSSDAKDLKMIKMVVQ
- a CDS encoding glycoside hydrolase family 43 protein, producing MKKIYILLAVFIIFSKSDAQDKKAQNPVIFADVPDLSIIRVGNEYYMSSTTMHMNPGVPIMKSKDLVNWKIINYAYQTLEDDNDQLNLENNKNDYGRGSWASSLRYQNGTYYVSTFSGTTGKTYIFSTKDIEKGNWKRTVLNTSYHDHSIFFDDDGKIHIVWGAGKIEIAELASDLTNIKSETKKVLIENASSPAGSNIMLQSEGSQLFKIEGKYYLFNIVWPKDGMRTVVIHRADKITGPWEGRIGFQDLGVAQGGLIDTPDGKWFSYLFRDYGGVGRIPYLVPVKWVDGWPVLGENNKVPQYLDLPESKGLIPGLVDSDDFNRKKGYQDLPLVWQWNHNPDNSLWSVKERKGYLRLKTASITNTLTQAKNTLTQRTFGPECSATTVLEVSKMKEGDFAGLTLFQKDFGLAGIKAENGSKRIVMIETVDGTSREIQSLPFSGNKIYFKATCNFKDKTDLGQFYYSLDGKKWIGIGNAIKLPYTLPHFMGYRFGLFNYAEKDLGGYVDFDYFRLENKI
- a CDS encoding alpha/beta hydrolase-fold protein codes for the protein MKSIIKFSVFAVLFLLAQKGYSQDPNFHVYLSFGQSNMEGNATIEPQDKINVDPRFQVLAAVNCPEMGREMGKWYTAVPPLCRCTTGLTPMDYFGRTMIANLPQNIKVGVINVSVGGCKIELFDKNKLENYVAESPDWLKNTVKEYDGNPYGRLLEMAKIAQKKGVIKGILLHQGESNTGDTLWPQKVKLVYDNLIKDLNLDPKKVPLLSGETVNEDQNGKCASMNKIIAKLPQVIPNSYIISSSGCTAATDELHFNAAGYRELGKRYAEKMLSLSGYAITNGEESFIVQAPIGFDVFNPNVKAGKIETLSYESKTVGSVRKVTVYTPPGFNTKKKYPVLYLLHGIGGDEKEWLNGGNPQIILDNLYAEGKTEPMIVVMPNGRAMKDDSASGNIMAPDKVQAFSVFEQDLLKDLIPFIEKKYPVLKGREHRAIAGLSMGGGQSLNFGLGNLDKFAWVGAFSAAPNTKAPEELLPNPEVAKKKLKLLWISCGDNDWLLINSKRTHDYLYKNNVPHVYYLEPGVHDFKVWKNGLYMFSQFLFKAVDQSNFPAYTILGDPAQTNIRNAKYPQILPDNKVVFKIKAPQASKLQIDLGKKYDMVRDSEGFWTVTTDVINSGFNYYSLLIDGVAIADPSSQSFYGMGRMASGIEIPNKEGDFYALKTVPHGEVRIQQYFSKVTNSWREMYVYTPPGYENTNEKYPVLYLLHGGGEDQTGWASQGKANLILDNLIANNKAKPMVIVMLDGNMTGNAGFNENALKAFESELKTEAIPFVESNFKVAKDAKNRALAGLSMGGLQTLYTGIKNWDLFSSIGVFSSGWWANNPALSDPQYEFMKNNSAVINSNIKQLWISMGGKEDIAYENCKIMLKKFDQMGIKYKYSEYPGGHTWPVWRHDLSEFAPLLFR